In Botrytis cinerea B05.10 chromosome 6, complete sequence, the following proteins share a genomic window:
- the Bccwc25 gene encoding Bccwc25, protein MGGDLNLKKSWHPHLMKNQTRVWEEEKKALEERRRTEQRIKELKEERAKEEIQNKLEAAGSRKRVDRVDWMYQGPSSGQAGTTEEMEGYLLGKRRIDGLIKGTEHKNLEKQASEASFMALQNANTLRDTAAKVREDPMLAIKRQEQAAYEAMMNDPIKRRKLLELAGQDSKEVKPKKERKHRHHHRHHDDDDEERRRKRRREENRDSRGEDRSSKRRRSGDNHDEDRDRRSRKHEYRRRSDSYSRSRSPIERRERRDSFGRSRKPRSVSPDNRERGRPVRERDYDRRRPVSPNRPGRDQDKRERRRNSSSPDSRSPTPERRRSPDRRKSYPADREDRRNGYDRRDNGNRYDNQRNGNGYGRRDDRRPPAGHQQANGPSEEEKEAERQKKLAAMQQDASSLETDREKRLRALEEQEKAAHEAEDRARTKSSKYSDKGDFINGLNRTAGNMNLGDRIGRRAGQGFIKEEE, encoded by the coding sequence ATGGGTGGCGATCTCAACTTGAAGAAATCATGGCATCCCCATTTGATGAAGAATCAAACGCGAGTatgggaggaagaaaagaaagcccTCGAAGAAAGACGACGTACGGAACAGAGGATCAAGGAGCTTAAAGAAGAACGAGCGAAGGAAGAGATCCAAAATAAACTCGAAGCCGCCGGATCCAGAAAACGAGTTGATCGTGTCGATTGGATGTATCAAGGTCCATCCAGTGGTCAAGCTGGAACCActgaggagatggaaggtTATCTTCTTGGAAAGAGGCGCATTGATGGGTTGATAAAAGGCACAGAGCACAAAAATCTCGAGAAACAAGCTTCCGAGGCTAGTTTCATGGCTTTACAAAATGCGAATACTCTACGAGACACAGCAGCGAAGGTTCGTGAAGATCCTATGCTTGCTATCAAAAGACAGGAGCAGGCTGCATATGAGGCTATGATGAATGATCCGATCAAACGACGCAAACTACTTGAATTGGCTGGGCAGGATTCCAAGGAAGTTAAgccgaagaaggaaagaaagcaTCGCCACCATCATCGGCATcatgatgacgacgatgaagagCGAAGACGAAAGCGCaggagagaggaaaataGGGATAGCCGGGGAGAAGATCGCAGTAGCAAGCGTCGCAGAAGTGGTGATAATCACGATGAAGATAGAGATCGCAGAAGTCGCAAACACGAATATCGACGACGTTCAGATTCATATTCAAGATCCCGTTCCCCTATCGAAAGGCGAGAAAGGCGAGATAGTTTTGGCAGATCACGAAAACCAAGATCAGTATCACCGGATAATAGAGAAAGAGGACGGCCAGTAAGAGAAAGAGACTACGATCGCCGAAGACCTGTGTCGCCAAACAGACCAGGCAGGGATCAAGacaaaagagagagaaggagaaatagTTCATCTCCAGATTCCCGATCCCCCACTCCAGAACGACGAAGGTCTCCGGATCGGAGAAAATCCTACCCGGCAGATAGAGAGGATAGAAGGAATGGTTACGACCGAAGGGATAACGGGAACAGATACGATAATCAACGCAATGGGAATGGGTATGGCAGACGCGATGATAGAAGACCTCCAGCTGGACATCAACAGGCAAATGGTCCTtcggaagaagaaaaggaagctGAGCGACAAAAGAAATTGGCCGCGATGCAACAAGATGCATCAAGCCTGGAAACTGATCGGGAGAAGCGACTCAGGGCATTGGAGGAACAGGAGAAGGCCGCCCATGAAGCCGAGGATAGAGCGCGGAcgaaatcatcaaagtaCTCGGATAAAGGCGATTTCATCAATGGTCTCAATCGAACGGCTGGAAATATGAATCTCGGCGATCGAATTGGGCGTCGTGCAGGACAAGGATTTATCAAGGAAGAGGAgtga
- the Bcrho3 gene encoding Bcrho3, producing MPCGLGGSKTTQRKLVLLGDGACGKTSLLNVFTRGYFPTVYEPTVFENYVHDIFVDGTHIELSLWDTAGQEEFDRLRSLSYDDTHAIMLCFSVDSKDSLENVESKWVGEIAENCQGVKLVLVALKCDLREQGADDEPAEGTEGAEPREKKPMIDYNQGLEVARRINALRYLECSAMRNRGVNEAFTEAARVALSVNPNGGDGDGKCDVM from the exons ATGCCGTGTGGACTTGGAGGTTCAAAAACCACCCAAAGGAAATTGGTCCTATT AGGGGATGGTGCGTGTGGAAAAACGAGTTTACTGAACGTTTTTACGAGAGG ATATTTCCCAACGGTATACGAACCTACAGTTTTCGAAAACTATGTTCATG ATATTTTCGTCGACGGTACACATATCGAACTTTCCCTGTGGGATACAGCCGGCCAAGAAGAGTTCGATCGATTGCGATCGCTTTCCTACGATGATACGCACGCGATAATGCTGTGCTTCTCGGTCGACTCGAAAGATTCCCTCGAAAACGTCGAGTCCAAATGGGTAGGCGAAATCGCCGAGAATTGTCAAGGCGTCAAACTCGTTCTAGTCGCATTGAAATGTGATTTGAGGGAACAAGGTGCAGATGATGAACCGGCAGAGGGAACAGAAGGTGCAGAGccaagagaaaagaaaccaATGATTGACTACAATCAAGGCTTGGAGGTGGCGAGGAGAATCAATGCGCTTAGATATTTGGAATGTTCGGCGATGAGGAATAGAGGAGTGAATGAGGCGTTTACAGAGGCGGCTCGGGTCGCATTGAGTGTCAATCCAAATGGgggtgatggagatggaaaatgtGATGTCATGTAG